The genomic segment GTTGGGGCTTCGCTTCCTGGCCTCGTGCCTGCGTCATCGTCGTCCGCTGCCCCATCGCCTGCCAAAAACACTCGTTCGCGCCCATCAGAAGCCGATCACATGTTCTGTACGGTAGTCAACGACCCGATAGCTAGCAGTACCGCCTGCACAGCCTACCTGATATGCATTAAGCCCATCGCAGCCATAGCCGCTGCAGCCGGGTGAGGCCGCGTGGGTAGCCTGGGCGGGCTGGCCGACACACGCCGCCACCACGAACAGGGCCGCAAGAAGTATACGAACGGTGGTGCGAAACATAGGATTCTTCCTTTCACGCTAGACAAGGCTCGATCACTATCATCCACTGGGCCGCTACACATAGCGCGCCCGCCAGCCAGCGGCCAGCGGGCGCACAAGACCTAGACAGACCCCATTAGCCAGAAATACATGCCCCATATGAGCCGATGAAGCCACATGCCTGCACGATGGCCACTGGCGCGTAGACCATAAGCGTGCGAACATCGGAAGAGCCAGGGCCACCGCTGGCTCCATAGCCCACGCCATCAGTCAGGCGGATGGCGCTGGCGTAGAGCGAATAGCCCGTATACGAGGTAGTGCGCACTACTCGCGCCCAGTTGGTCTGGCAGGTGTCCGACCACCAGAGCTGCACATAGCCAATGTTGTTGCCTGCACCGTCGTAGATATAGCTCATGTTCACCACCCGATAGCTCACCGTGCAGCCAACCGAGTAGGCGTACTTCCCATCGCAGCCGTAGCCGCTGCAGCCAGGCGAGGCCGCCTGGGTGGCCTGGGCCGGCTGGCCGATACATACCGCTGCCGCGAACAGAACCGCAAAGAGCATGCGAACCGTGGTGCGAAACATGGGGTGCTCCTTCCAACTACTGAACGATTATCATTTATATCAAATTTGACTATAGTGAATAGATGATATGACTATATCTACCACATATACAAACTTGATATCACTATATAGATATATCAAACAATTTGTACCATTAATTGATATTTGACTTATTTTTATTATATTAGCACTTTTCAGATTTTATCATGCGCAGGATCGCTCGGTTAAAGAGTGCTTGTGTGCAAATTGGAGATCATATCCCTTGTTGCAAGAGCGGGGTGAATGCCTATCAGGGCAGAGTATAGCGCGCTATGCGTTGTATGACATCATGAGAAGCTCATGATATTCGCGGGTCATAATCCCAAGATAAACAGCCTCAAGCAACACATCCCGGCGCTTACTGAAGTTACCCTTGTGATAGATATGCTGGCGATGAGTCTCAACTGTACCCGAGCTCATACATAGCTGCTCGGCAATGGCAGGGCAATCGTAGCCGTAGGCCAGCAGCACAAACACAGCATGCTCTTTCTTGGTGAGGATCGCACCAGAGCGCAGAATCAACGGGTAAAAAGGCATAGGGATCGCGCTCCTTGTGCATGACTGCATGGATGCTGGAGGGAAAGCGCAAATTATCTATACAATACACGCTAGGCAATACGTGCTCTCAGGCCTTGGGGCGCAGAAGGCAGAATATGTTATTGGTTATGATCAGTTCCAAGCAGCATGTTGTAGAGTTCATAATGTACTGCTATGATATGTAAGGATTCTACCCCGCCGACGCATCAGGACCTGCACATTTGAGCAACACTACAAAGGCATTTTCGCACCATGAACTATACATTTGCGGAGCTGCTTCATGTGTTCTTCGCGCTGCACACGAACAAAGCGATCCACACCTACAGCGAGCTGTCTAGCTCCATCGGCGTGTCGCGCCGCACGATCAACGCATGGTTTGCAGGCGAATACCCGCCGCGCAGCAAAGAGCTGGTGCTACGCATCGCCGAAGAGCTGCTGCTAACGCCACAGCAGGCCGACCTGCTGCTCTACTCGGTCAAGCCGAGCTGGGTGGCCTATGGCACCCCGCCCGAGGTGCTGGAGCATATCCAGCTCTTCCGCTACAGCGAGGATGCGGATGCAACGCCGACGATTAATAGCGAAGATATCGAGACGCCCGATCTGAGTGAGATCATGCACTTGTGGTCGATCTGCTTCGACGAGCCGTTCACCAGCAACCACCAGAGCTGGGGCACCGGCGTGAAGGATGATGGGGTCTGCGCGGTGCACCGCAGCATAGCGGGTGGTCGCTACACGCTGGAGCTGCAAAACCGCGCACACGAGACTGCATTTATGGCGGGCGACTCATCCTGCTTCGCTCCCAAAACCTTCTGCCTGACGGCCCAGGTACGCATGCTCAGCGGGGGAAATGATGATGAGGGTGCGGCGCTGGTCTTCGAGGAGATCAGTGACAACTGCTTCGCGCTGTTTCGGATGCGACCCTACACGCAGCAGGCATCGGTGGTGCAGACCTTTGAAGGTCGCAATCACCACCACATCTATATCAATCGCATCTCGGCACCCTCGATCAAAAAAGATGATACCAATACTCTGGCTATTATCTGCATCGATGAGAGCTTCTGGTTTTACATCAACGGCGCGCCCGTGCAGAAGGCGCGCACCCACATCCCTCGCCTATCGCGCTCGCGGCTGGATGTGGCCGTGATCGCGGGGGCGTTCCGCAGCGTGTCTGCCGCGTGGTCCAACTTCTGCGTGCGCGTGCCCAGGCCGCCCAGCGTCGACATCGACCCCTAGGACTGGTGCGACAGACGGTTTTCACCTGCGCGGGCAGGGTGCGCACACCACTGCACAACAGCCGGATCACGGGGTGGCCTACTGTATTGTCAGCGGTAGGTAGGTGCGATTCTCGATACGGCCTAGAACCGCAAATTCGCTAAAGTGATCAAGCTGCACCACAATACGATTATTCACTGGATCAATGCTGCAGGCCAAGCAGGGCAACAGCATATTCCAGCTGCTCCCATTCCAGTACGCTAATTGAAACCCTGGCTCGAAAAGCCCTGCCCCTTCGATATCGTTGTAGGAAACCATCAGGGTATATGGCTTGTTGAACTGCGTTATGAGGGTGCCGCCCGCATCCCGCGCCTCAAGTCGGAAGCTGCGCAGGCTCTGCAGCTCGCCCAGTGGCTGACCAGGTATGGCAAGCGGCGCGATCGACAAGGTGAAATCGCCCTCCGCAGCACCGGAGGGAAATGAGATATCCACCGAGCCATCAAGAGCGCGCGCATGTCCGCCCCCACTTGCGGTGATAGAGGCCGAAACTTGGAGCACATCCGGTAGCGCCGCAGACCATAGCTCATTGCCGTTCACGCCGTCATCGGCGGTAAACAGCAGCGTGTTGCCCAAGATGGTGTAGTTGGCAATAGGAGCGTTTGATGGTGCGCTGCTGAGTGTCTGGATCAAGGTTGTGCCAGCGGCTGTGCCATCGCTCCGCCACAGGCTGATAGATTGCGTAACCGTATCATAGACAGTAAAAAGAGGCACACCCAGCGCATCTGCAATTGGCCCCCCCGCCTCTTGATCTTCATTCTGGAAGCTCGCGTCGACCAGCCCTGTACCCCCTGGCGTACCATCGCTTCTCTTGAGCTCCCCATTGATAGTGTAGTACAGCACACCGCCAACAGTCGCAAGATCGTATTGGCTCGACAGGCTGCATTCACCATACCCAGACGAAAGGCGTATGGTACCCGCCCCAGTGCCATCGCTGGCCCATAGGCCACTCTGTTGGCTATTAAATGGGGTGGCGCAGCTGCTGTCGTTGATGTCAAAGGTGGTGAATACGAGCGTCTTACCAATTGCGCGCAGATTACTAGGCCAAGACCCGCCTGCCATGCCAGGGCTGATATCCTTCACCAAGAACGTACCCGCTGCCGTGCCATCGCTTCGCCACAACTCGGTCTGGGCAGTATCAGTATAGGCGGCAAAATAGAGCACGCCATCGATCTGCACGCTCTTCGTGCTGTCGGCATAGTTGAACGGAATGAACTCATCATCGCCATCGCTGGACTTTATCAACAGCGTGCCGACGGCTGTACCATCACTCCGCCATAGCGCTGAGCCGATCGAGAAAAGAACCAGCGGGCCAAGCGCATGCAGAGAGCCAATAGAAGCTTGGGCTGTTGGATCGCTATCTTTCACTAGCACGGTGCCAGCAGCGGTGCCATCGCTCCGCCATAGCTCCGAGCCGACCGAGAAAAACAAGAGATTGTCGGCCTGGATCAGATCTGGCGAGGAGAACTGCGCATTGGGATCAGAAAAAGGCACCTGTTTTAGCAGCACGGTCCCATCGGCAGTGCCGTCGCTCTTCCATAGCTCATAGGCACCTGTCGAGGCTTCTGCCAAAAAATAGAGCATATCGTTGAAAACCATCAGCTTCCATGGATCAATATCTTTTACCTTCATCGTGCCAGCAGCAGTTCCATCTGTTTTCCAGAAGGTAACGCCACTGCTTGTGGTATTCGCGCCATCGTTGGCAGAAAAGAAGATGGACCCACCAAATATGGTGAGATCCGATGGGTCCGATCCAGCTAGACCGGGATGGATATCGCTGAGCAGAGCGACTTGTGCAGCAGCATGGACGCTGGGCATGGGCGGTATAAGCACCGTGATAACAAACAACAGTACGGAAATCACACCTAACCAGTTCAAACGGATTGAATGTTTCATTAAGCTGCTCCTAGTTTATACCTGCTCCGATGGCTTTCGGGCTCAGGTTGCTCAGAGCTACTGATAAAGTTAGGCTTTACACACAATACCTGTGGTACCAAAAAAGCTTGCGCCCATGCGCCCAAAGTGTAGCGCGTTCCATGCCACACTACATCATGAGGCGATCATGATATTCAGTGGTCATAAGTCCCAGATTGATAGCCTCCAGCAGTACATCACGGCGGCTGCGGAAGCGGCCCTTGTGGTAGATATGCTGGCGGTGGCTTTCCACTGTGTTCAGGCTCACACACAGCCGCCGGGCAATGGTCGGACGATCATATCCATAAGCCAGCATCGCAAACACAGCGTGCTCTTTCTCGGTGAGTGTCTCGCCAGAGCGTAAGGTCAGGGGGTGGAGAAGCATATAGAAACTACCTCCTTATCTCGTTT from the Chloroflexia bacterium SDU3-3 genome contains:
- a CDS encoding DUF2690 domain-containing protein, yielding MFRTTVRMLFAVLFAAAVCIGQPAQATQAASPGCSGYGCDGKYAYSVGCTVSYRVVNMSYIYDGAGNNIGYVQLWWSDTCQTNWARVVRTTSYTGYSLYASAIRLTDGVGYGASGGPGSSDVRTLMVYAPVAIVQACGFIGSYGACISG
- a CDS encoding helix-turn-helix transcriptional regulator, which encodes MQSCTRSAIPMPFYPLILRSGAILTKKEHAVFVLLAYGYDCPAIAEQLCMSSGTVETHRQHIYHKGNFSKRRDVLLEAVYLGIMTREYHELLMMSYNA
- a CDS encoding helix-turn-helix transcriptional regulator is translated as MNYTFAELLHVFFALHTNKAIHTYSELSSSIGVSRRTINAWFAGEYPPRSKELVLRIAEELLLTPQQADLLLYSVKPSWVAYGTPPEVLEHIQLFRYSEDADATPTINSEDIETPDLSEIMHLWSICFDEPFTSNHQSWGTGVKDDGVCAVHRSIAGGRYTLELQNRAHETAFMAGDSSCFAPKTFCLTAQVRMLSGGNDDEGAALVFEEISDNCFALFRMRPYTQQASVVQTFEGRNHHHIYINRISAPSIKKDDTNTLAIICIDESFWFYINGAPVQKARTHIPRLSRSRLDVAVIAGAFRSVSAAWSNFCVRVPRPPSVDIDP
- a CDS encoding helix-turn-helix transcriptional regulator translates to MLLHPLTLRSGETLTEKEHAVFAMLAYGYDRPTIARRLCVSLNTVESHRQHIYHKGRFRSRRDVLLEAINLGLMTTEYHDRLMM